Proteins from a single region of Haloplanus sp. GDY1:
- a CDS encoding formate dehydrogenase subunit alpha, which translates to MSTEPVSIDLDRRSFMKASALAGAVALGGGGAGQALAQTGSEDQSAADTEGELTKTICNFCAVGCGFRGERVGDAFVGQEPWEEHPVNAGSLCSKGAAILGSEHSDRRLKHPIRKVDGEWEKVSWNDAYEQITSEVERVWEEHSRESVMLLGSAHHANEEAYASRKLAAFMGTNNIDHQARICHSTTVAGLANTWGYGAMTNTINDYRNFEMDLIIGQNPAEAHPIAMQHILEGQKRGGTVVVVEPRYTKTAAHADHFFRMRPGTDAALMMGLIRYIRDQGELDQDMLQGRVMGWPDLEAELDRYDLETVSDITWLSVDELEQLGDLVIENKPHVQIEWAMGGTQHNNGTQHIRSYAALSLATGSAARSGGGLQVMRGHSNVQGATDLAVASHILPGYYANSSPGSWRYWADVWNQSPYTSGSTSFPDLYDRFEKMPAEKYVRQSPTTEGVDDIDEAMPSERSMMFQNGLTVARWFEAALDQEDRLQQTPIYQPDKVKIAFFWGHSVNSISEMEKAKMAMEELDLLVIVDMFPSGAGALPEREDGVIILPAASQYEHWRSVTNSHRSVQWSEPVRPPSHNSRPDMRIMQELADRLGFGEHFDWGSGPELYNGKSTYEECLREINIGVRTIGYIQDPERLELHREYDWAFSQEDLKGATGTPVEDEFWMLPWPCWGEGHPGTPIIWNDDMDPRDGGQDFRARWGVQAPTPDEWAGDDYPMQETVDQQGEEGLDLLRDPYEPDWYDGTIQGVPQYPGFATTMPDDLTNPDALTLPYEYALREDKSVYDTAVDMNEKYEWADFDEEFYEQYDYKQPDAPTGRGRARGVVWNFLDTVPVHREPLESPRPDLVEQWPANGQQINFYRLDQNNAREQTRVMRTIQEQGLNTIMTSGRQVEHQGGGSESRSNTYLADLQPHMYAEIHPSMAENLGIDGGDLVVVSSADRGSILVKARVTYRPSERETFLPFHWAGMFHGESMEERYPEGNMPFAIGESVNTITSRGYDVETQMQETKAAMVKVQPATQSLVDELNMDVDLSSFTFPQDEDGFGQQKEFDVRDYNAVQ; encoded by the coding sequence ATGAGCACTGAACCAGTCTCGATAGACCTCGACAGGCGCTCGTTCATGAAGGCGAGTGCTCTGGCCGGTGCCGTCGCTCTCGGCGGTGGCGGTGCGGGACAGGCGCTCGCACAGACGGGGAGCGAAGACCAGTCGGCCGCCGACACGGAGGGGGAGCTCACGAAGACCATCTGTAACTTCTGTGCCGTCGGCTGTGGCTTCAGAGGCGAACGGGTGGGCGACGCGTTCGTCGGCCAGGAGCCCTGGGAGGAACACCCCGTCAACGCGGGATCGCTCTGTTCGAAGGGCGCGGCGATCCTGGGTAGCGAACACTCCGACCGTCGCCTGAAACACCCGATACGGAAGGTGGACGGCGAGTGGGAGAAGGTCTCGTGGAACGACGCCTACGAGCAGATCACCAGCGAGGTGGAACGGGTCTGGGAGGAGCACAGTCGCGAGAGCGTCATGCTGCTCGGCAGCGCCCACCACGCCAACGAGGAGGCCTACGCCAGCCGGAAACTGGCGGCCTTCATGGGTACCAACAACATCGACCACCAGGCGCGGATCTGTCACTCCACGACCGTCGCGGGGCTGGCGAACACGTGGGGCTACGGCGCGATGACGAACACCATCAACGACTATCGCAACTTCGAGATGGATCTCATCATCGGCCAGAACCCCGCCGAGGCCCACCCCATCGCGATGCAGCACATCCTGGAGGGGCAGAAACGCGGCGGCACGGTCGTCGTCGTCGAACCCCGATACACGAAGACGGCGGCCCACGCGGATCACTTCTTCCGGATGCGCCCCGGCACCGACGCGGCGCTGATGATGGGGCTGATCCGCTACATCCGCGATCAGGGCGAACTCGACCAGGACATGCTCCAGGGGCGGGTGATGGGCTGGCCGGACCTCGAAGCCGAACTCGACCGCTACGACCTGGAGACGGTGTCGGATATCACCTGGCTGTCGGTCGACGAACTGGAACAGCTCGGCGACCTCGTCATCGAGAACAAGCCGCACGTCCAGATCGAGTGGGCGATGGGCGGCACCCAGCACAACAACGGCACCCAGCACATCCGCTCGTACGCGGCGCTGTCGCTCGCCACGGGGTCGGCGGCCCGGTCCGGCGGCGGCCTGCAGGTGATGCGCGGCCACTCCAACGTCCAGGGGGCGACCGACCTCGCGGTGGCGAGTCACATCCTCCCGGGGTACTACGCGAACAGTTCACCCGGGTCCTGGCGCTACTGGGCGGACGTCTGGAATCAGAGCCCGTACACGAGCGGGTCGACCTCGTTCCCGGACCTCTACGACCGGTTCGAGAAGATGCCGGCCGAGAAGTACGTCCGGCAGAGCCCGACGACCGAAGGAGTCGACGACATCGACGAGGCGATGCCGAGCGAGCGGTCGATGATGTTCCAGAACGGGCTCACGGTCGCGCGGTGGTTCGAGGCCGCCCTCGACCAGGAGGACCGGCTCCAGCAGACGCCGATCTACCAGCCGGACAAGGTGAAGATCGCCTTCTTCTGGGGGCACTCGGTCAACTCCATCAGCGAGATGGAGAAGGCCAAGATGGCGATGGAGGAACTCGACTTGCTGGTCATCGTCGACATGTTCCCCTCGGGGGCGGGCGCGCTGCCGGAACGCGAGGACGGCGTCATCATCCTCCCGGCGGCGAGCCAGTACGAACACTGGCGGTCGGTGACCAACTCCCACCGGTCGGTACAGTGGTCCGAACCGGTGCGACCCCCGTCGCACAACAGCCGGCCGGACATGCGGATCATGCAGGAACTCGCGGACCGCCTCGGCTTCGGCGAGCACTTCGACTGGGGCTCCGGTCCCGAACTCTACAACGGCAAGAGCACCTACGAGGAGTGCCTCCGCGAGATCAACATCGGCGTGCGGACCATCGGCTACATCCAGGACCCCGAGCGCCTCGAACTCCACCGCGAGTACGACTGGGCGTTCAGCCAGGAGGACCTCAAGGGGGCCACCGGCACCCCCGTCGAGGACGAGTTCTGGATGCTGCCGTGGCCGTGCTGGGGCGAGGGCCACCCGGGGACGCCGATCATCTGGAACGACGACATGGATCCGCGCGACGGCGGCCAGGACTTCCGCGCGCGGTGGGGGGTGCAGGCGCCGACCCCCGACGAGTGGGCCGGCGACGACTACCCGATGCAGGAAACCGTCGATCAGCAGGGCGAGGAGGGACTCGACCTCCTGCGCGATCCGTACGAACCGGACTGGTACGACGGCACCATCCAGGGGGTCCCACAGTATCCGGGCTTCGCGACGACGATGCCCGACGACCTCACCAACCCCGACGCGCTGACGCTCCCCTACGAGTACGCGTTGCGCGAGGACAAGTCCGTCTACGACACCGCGGTCGACATGAACGAGAAGTACGAGTGGGCGGACTTCGACGAGGAGTTCTACGAGCAGTACGACTACAAACAGCCGGACGCGCCGACCGGCAGGGGGCGGGCGCGGGGCGTCGTCTGGAACTTCCTCGACACGGTGCCGGTCCACCGCGAACCCCTGGAGAGTCCACGGCCCGACCTGGTCGAGCAGTGGCCCGCGAACGGCCAGCAGATCAACTTCTACCGCCTCGACCAGAACAACGCCCGCGAGCAGACGCGGGTGATGCGGACCATCCAGGAGCAGGGCCTCAACACCATCATGACCAGCGGCCGGCAGGTCGAACACCAGGGCGGCGGCTCGGAGTCGCGCTCCAACACCTACCTGGCGGACCTCCAGCCACACATGTACGCCGAGATCCATCCGTCGATGGCGGAGAACCTCGGGATCGACGGGGGTGATCTGGTGGTCGTCTCCTCGGCCGACCGGGGCTCGATCCTGGTGAAGGCCCGCGTGACCTACCGACCGAGCGAGCGCGAGACGTTCCTCCCCTTCCACTGGGCGGGGATGTTCCACGGGGAGAGCATGGAGGAACGCTACCCCGAGGGGAACATGCCCTTCGCCATCGGCGAGAGCGTCAACACCATCACGTCGCGCGGCTACGACGTCGAGACCCAGATGCAGGAGACGAAGGCCGCGATGGTGAAAGTTCAGCCCGCCACCCAGTCGCTGGTGGACGAACTGAACATGGACGTCGACCTGTCCAGCTTCACGTTCCCGCAGGACGAGGACGGGTTCGGCCAGCAAAAGGAGTTCGACGTCCGCGACTACAACGCGGTGCAATAA
- a CDS encoding DUF7405 family protein: MTSRRSALARLGAVAGTLGLSGCARVLGSASDGVDTGLPPNPHADSLPARQYVQGPYLPTDAAGNDLQPRYRRVLLLRLDVDPSVEAARTVERAMRTVEAAFDWRGDGLFHLLAWGTDYFERIGELGRAPISKPRVVSRTDDPALLSFDAVLVLESDVPSHLSAVENAMFGAATTLQGQPVDHPLGDVLSVAERRTGFLGEGLPAKHADVEGIPAGALSADDPTFMGFFSDRQGTQASEDRVAIDGGRFDGGTTLHVAHLTQDLDTWWEGLDDAGRVARMFSPEFDPAEIADFGANVPFTDAVREHAREFDVVGHHEKVAQVRREGEPLLLRRDFNTTDGGHAGVHFLSLQRTLDHFRRTRRAMNGWYVRDDSEAITDRENNGILNFVDVQSRANFYVPPRDERAFPLL; encoded by the coding sequence ATGACCTCCCGACGGTCGGCACTCGCACGCCTCGGGGCGGTGGCCGGCACCCTCGGTCTCTCGGGGTGTGCGCGGGTCCTCGGATCGGCGAGCGACGGCGTCGACACGGGCCTGCCGCCCAACCCCCACGCCGACTCGCTGCCCGCCCGACAGTACGTCCAGGGCCCCTACCTGCCGACCGACGCGGCGGGCAACGACCTGCAGCCGCGATACCGGCGCGTGTTGCTCCTGCGCCTCGACGTCGACCCTTCGGTCGAGGCGGCCCGAACGGTCGAGCGCGCGATGCGAACCGTCGAGGCCGCCTTCGACTGGCGTGGAGACGGCCTGTTTCACCTCCTCGCCTGGGGGACCGACTACTTCGAGCGCATCGGCGAACTGGGACGGGCGCCCATCTCGAAGCCACGGGTCGTCTCCCGCACCGACGACCCCGCGCTCCTCTCGTTCGACGCCGTGCTGGTGCTGGAGAGCGACGTCCCCTCTCACCTCTCGGCCGTCGAGAACGCCATGTTCGGGGCCGCGACGACGCTGCAGGGCCAGCCCGTCGACCATCCCCTCGGTGACGTCCTCTCGGTCGCGGAGCGCCGCACCGGCTTCCTCGGCGAGGGGCTCCCGGCGAAACACGCGGACGTGGAGGGCATCCCCGCCGGCGCGCTCTCGGCCGACGACCCGACGTTCATGGGCTTTTTCTCCGACCGGCAGGGCACGCAGGCGAGCGAGGACCGGGTCGCCATCGACGGCGGCCGCTTCGACGGCGGGACCACCCTCCACGTCGCACACCTGACACAGGACCTCGACACGTGGTGGGAGGGGTTGGACGACGCCGGCCGCGTCGCGCGGATGTTCTCGCCGGAGTTCGATCCCGCCGAAATCGCCGACTTCGGCGCGAACGTCCCCTTCACCGACGCCGTCCGAGAGCACGCCCGCGAGTTCGACGTGGTGGGACACCACGAGAAGGTCGCGCAGGTCCGACGGGAGGGCGAACCGCTGCTCCTCCGGCGTGACTTCAACACGACCGACGGCGGCCACGCCGGCGTCCACTTCCTCTCGCTCCAGCGGACGCTCGACCACTTCCGGCGGACGCGCCGGGCGATGAACGGCTGGTACGTCCGCGACGACAGCGAGGCCATCACCGACCGCGAGAACAACGGCATTCTGAACTTCGTCGACGTGCAGTCGCGGGCGAACTTCTACGTTCCGCCGCGCGACGAGCGCGCCTTTCCCCTGCTCTAG
- a CDS encoding 4Fe-4S dicluster domain-containing protein — translation MSTNQERMREGVMSTGDGARIFPDVEACIDCGGCVVACNRTWDTPKDEQRISVSTMLEGQEGAQGLNAHSARALEQNRSPGETSVPMQCYHCENAPCVSVCPTDSLFKKEDGFVQVQDDLCVGCQYCLSACPFGAPQFPESDDGAARIFGTGGTMDKCTMCEERQDVGKGPACAEECSTDAILVGDADQISSELERRDSGTFFNDVAMEIIFGQEDAEAF, via the coding sequence ATGTCCACGAACCAAGAGCGGATGCGCGAGGGCGTGATGAGTACGGGCGACGGCGCCCGTATCTTCCCCGACGTCGAGGCCTGCATCGACTGCGGCGGCTGCGTCGTGGCCTGCAACCGGACGTGGGACACGCCGAAGGACGAACAGCGGATCAGCGTCTCGACGATGCTGGAGGGTCAGGAGGGTGCCCAGGGACTCAACGCCCACAGCGCCCGCGCCCTCGAACAGAACCGATCGCCCGGCGAGACGAGCGTCCCGATGCAGTGTTACCACTGCGAGAACGCTCCCTGCGTGTCGGTCTGTCCGACGGACTCGCTGTTCAAGAAGGAGGACGGCTTCGTGCAGGTGCAGGACGACCTCTGTGTCGGCTGTCAGTACTGCCTGTCGGCGTGTCCGTTCGGCGCCCCGCAGTTCCCGGAGTCGGACGACGGCGCCGCACGGATCTTCGGCACCGGCGGCACGATGGACAAGTGTACGATGTGCGAGGAGCGCCAGGACGTCGGCAAGGGACCGGCCTGTGCCGAGGAGTGTTCGACCGACGCCATCCTCGTCGGCGACGCCGACCAGATCTCGTCCGAACTGGAGCGGCGGGACAGCGGCACGTTCTTCAACGACGTCGCCATGGAGATCATCTTCGGACAGGAGGACGCGGAGGCGTTCTGA
- a CDS encoding hydrogenase iron-sulfur subunit, giving the protein MNVGAMVCSCVDTCDIDLEGVRDGVRDVEVVASSSHLCGEGLPGMVHLIDEYDLDQLLVTTPDSGCQERIREAAVEQGLHPDATAFVDHREGAAWVHDRDAATAKTARLLNARRAGIDHEPVSRTVSRDAGDAVAVVGDPETAAALADTADVTLVADGADFDDADADLSGVDLARGRVVDVVGEYGGFELELRARVTEDCISCLDCVREGPDGTVTRSPVDIAPEAPDGEWVDCCPVDAIDLDGVERTLEADQVIYPAATGTTRGGRVGLYTGPVDGATIAAVEDLLGGIEKPQHLDLDMAVCAAGESSQVGCNACVDACPHGAVSRPRIDEVSFDLVACQDCGACTSACPTGATTLRDPSNERIAREVEALLDPEADADGGGLLGGRGADAGIDTPVVAFVCSERAADALRRCGRLAREDDDLRYPPILPVRVTCTDTVGEAHVLHALAAGADGVAVVGCGGDCLHAGPDPKRDLVRRLDRATTDLGLGERVTFLAPDPAEPGAFVEDLSRFVVGLDATPVPPGDHEATGTVRDDKPNPPFNSHDWTLESVRAVLDHVDPERDVIRGLTDFGWMEVSDACNLTPTCSNLCPTDAIRRTDDADLEFSHEDCVNCGLCEDGCPETAITMRDGLDLTRLPENRGGERWETVYEGEMRACVRCGEPFASEGTAEHVADQVGGLVEGIAPDGDHSVFDYCADCRGALLFEEGGR; this is encoded by the coding sequence ATGAACGTCGGCGCGATGGTGTGTTCCTGTGTGGACACGTGCGACATCGACCTGGAGGGCGTCAGGGACGGCGTCCGCGACGTGGAAGTCGTCGCGAGTTCCTCGCACCTCTGTGGCGAGGGGCTCCCGGGGATGGTCCACCTCATCGACGAGTACGACCTCGACCAACTCCTGGTGACGACGCCCGACTCGGGCTGTCAGGAGCGCATCCGCGAGGCAGCCGTGGAGCAGGGACTCCACCCCGACGCCACCGCGTTCGTCGACCACCGCGAGGGCGCGGCGTGGGTCCACGACCGGGACGCCGCGACGGCCAAGACCGCCCGCCTGCTGAACGCCCGCCGGGCCGGCATCGACCACGAACCCGTCTCCCGGACCGTCTCGCGGGACGCGGGCGACGCCGTCGCCGTCGTCGGCGACCCCGAGACGGCGGCCGCCCTCGCGGACACCGCCGACGTGACGCTCGTCGCCGACGGCGCCGACTTCGACGACGCCGACGCCGACCTCTCGGGCGTCGACCTGGCCCGCGGCCGCGTCGTCGACGTGGTCGGCGAGTACGGCGGCTTCGAACTCGAACTGCGCGCCCGGGTCACCGAGGACTGCATCTCGTGTCTGGACTGCGTCCGCGAGGGGCCGGACGGCACGGTGACGCGCAGCCCGGTCGATATCGCCCCCGAGGCGCCGGACGGCGAGTGGGTCGACTGCTGTCCGGTCGACGCCATCGACCTCGACGGCGTCGAGCGGACGCTCGAAGCCGATCAGGTGATCTACCCGGCCGCGACCGGCACCACCCGGGGCGGCCGGGTCGGCCTCTACACCGGCCCCGTCGACGGCGCGACGATCGCGGCCGTCGAGGACCTGCTCGGCGGGATCGAGAAGCCCCAGCACCTCGACTTGGACATGGCCGTCTGTGCCGCCGGCGAGTCGAGTCAGGTCGGCTGTAACGCCTGCGTCGACGCCTGTCCCCACGGCGCCGTCTCCCGCCCCCGGATCGACGAGGTGTCCTTCGACCTCGTCGCCTGCCAGGACTGTGGCGCCTGTACCAGCGCCTGTCCCACCGGGGCGACGACCCTCCGTGACCCCTCGAACGAGCGCATCGCCCGCGAGGTGGAGGCGCTCCTCGACCCCGAGGCCGACGCGGACGGCGGCGGCCTCCTCGGCGGCCGCGGCGCCGACGCGGGCATCGACACGCCCGTGGTCGCCTTCGTCTGTTCGGAACGCGCCGCCGACGCCCTCCGTCGGTGCGGCCGCCTGGCCCGCGAGGACGACGACCTGCGCTACCCCCCCATCCTGCCCGTGCGGGTGACCTGCACCGACACCGTCGGCGAGGCGCACGTCCTCCACGCCCTGGCGGCCGGCGCCGACGGCGTCGCGGTCGTCGGCTGTGGCGGCGACTGTCTCCACGCCGGCCCGGACCCCAAGCGGGACCTCGTCCGCCGTCTCGACCGGGCGACGACCGACCTCGGCCTGGGCGAGCGCGTCACCTTCCTCGCGCCGGACCCCGCCGAACCCGGGGCCTTCGTCGAGGACCTCTCCCGGTTCGTCGTCGGCCTCGACGCGACGCCGGTCCCCCCCGGCGACCACGAGGCGACGGGGACCGTCAGGGACGACAAGCCCAACCCGCCGTTCAACAGTCACGACTGGACCCTGGAGAGCGTGCGCGCCGTCCTCGACCACGTCGACCCCGAACGCGACGTGATCCGCGGCCTGACGGACTTCGGCTGGATGGAGGTGTCCGACGCCTGCAACCTGACGCCCACCTGTTCGAACCTGTGTCCGACCGACGCCATCCGCCGCACCGACGACGCCGACCTCGAGTTCAGCCACGAGGACTGCGTCAACTGCGGGCTCTGCGAGGACGGCTGTCCGGAGACGGCCATCACCATGCGGGACGGCCTCGACCTGACGCGCCTGCCCGAGAACCGCGGCGGCGAGCGCTGGGAGACGGTCTACGAGGGCGAGATGCGAGCCTGCGTCCGCTGTGGCGAGCCCTTCGCCAGCGAGGGGACGGCCGAACACGTCGCCGACCAGGTCGGCGGCCTGGTGGAGGGCATCGCGCCGGACGGCGACCACAGCGTCTTCGACTACTGTGCGGACTGTCGGGGTGCCCTGCTGTTCGAGGAGGGTGGCCGCTGA
- a CDS encoding TorD/DmsD family molecular chaperone: protein MDDDALYASRLELVDFLIEALHDVPDEAFVERLLSGEFRTPEGEVNEPLDHGFAELRAFVAENEGRDPGAVHDDVEREYTRVFVGPRPPVVAHETYYRDDTDFMGEGLADVEASYGAAGWSPPEDYPEENDFVAVELAFLRHLIDRQRAGAEEAVGFERVFLEEHALRWVEPFTTELREQTDSRLYVAVAGIYEGLLAFEDELVAQLG, encoded by the coding sequence ATGGACGACGACGCCCTCTACGCCTCGCGACTCGAACTCGTCGACTTCCTGATCGAGGCGCTCCACGACGTCCCCGACGAGGCGTTCGTCGAACGCCTGCTCTCCGGCGAGTTCCGGACGCCCGAGGGCGAGGTGAACGAGCCCCTGGACCACGGCTTCGCGGAGTTGCGGGCCTTCGTCGCCGAGAACGAGGGCCGCGACCCCGGGGCCGTCCACGACGACGTCGAACGCGAGTACACGCGCGTGTTCGTCGGCCCGCGACCGCCGGTGGTCGCCCACGAGACGTACTACCGCGACGACACCGACTTCATGGGCGAGGGCCTCGCCGACGTGGAGGCGAGCTACGGCGCCGCCGGCTGGTCGCCGCCCGAGGACTACCCCGAGGAGAACGACTTCGTCGCCGTCGAACTCGCCTTCCTCCGCCACCTGATCGACAGGCAGCGGGCGGGCGCCGAGGAGGCGGTCGGCTTCGAGCGGGTCTTCCTCGAGGAACACGCCCTGCGGTGGGTCGAGCCGTTCACGACGGAGCTACGCGAGCAGACCGACAGCCGGCTCTACGTCGCGGTCGCGGGCATCTACGAGGGACTGCTCGCCTTCGAGGACGAACTCGTCGCCCAGCTGGGCTAG